Proteins encoded by one window of Panicum virgatum strain AP13 chromosome 7N, P.virgatum_v5, whole genome shotgun sequence:
- the LOC120683772 gene encoding uncharacterized protein LOC120683772 isoform X1 produces MVAPPSLSLSTLAWGYGAARSGAGGTLHAMLKGRTMAPRSPEPGVEAACGCRPEQPCAAAGPRDGWPRQSWIQGRVELRPQRVQSGAAVAELRPCASPLPRLSDSSLWTVAAAGRLPDEAQRAVPKEPGRAEMRSEPASGKGGVAARRRSAAGGWFAGASCEGALGSLLAYCHTGVDKELRSGRQAANNQERFGEGKQQGSSHQFQLVIVLAWCRSPTNSSCPTTFRNNMVVDVNEMGVKHTCRFLLGQR; encoded by the exons ATGGttgcccctccctccctctccctctccacgcTTGCGTGGGGCTACGGTGCGGCCAGATCTGGCGCGGGCGGCACCCTACACGCCATGCTGAAGGGGCGCACGATGGCGCCGCGAAGCCCCGAGcctggcgtggaggcggcgtgcGGGTGTCGCCCAGAGCAGCCATGCGCGGCGGCCGGACCTCGAGATGGATGGCCAAGGCAATCGTGGATCCAGGGACGGGTTGAGCTCCGGCCCCAGCGCGTTCAATCAGGGGCTGCTGTAGCGGAGCTTCGCCCTTGTGCGTCGCCTCTGCCGCGGCTCAGCGACTCCTCTCTGTGGACGGTTGCGGCTGCCGGACGCCTCCCCGACGAGGCCCAGCGAGCCGTCCCGAAGGAGCCAGGGAGGGCGGAGATGAGGAGTGAGCCAGCGTCTGGCAAGGGAGGCGTGGCGGCGCGTAGGAGATCTGCGGCGGGTGGCTGGTTCGCAGGCGCGTCTTGCGAGGGCGCCCTCGGCAGTCTCTTGGCGTACTGCCACACTGGAGTGGATAAGGAGCTGAGGAGCGGCAGGCAAGCAGCCAACAACCAGGAGCGATTCGGGGAAGGGAAGCAGCAAGGTAGCTCACACCAATTTCAGTTG GTAATTGTTTTGGCGTGGTGCAGAAGCCCAACAAACAGCTCATGCCCTACTACTTTTAG GAACAACATGGTTGTGGATGTGAATGAGATGGGCGTCAAGCATACATGCAGATTTCTGCTAGGTCAGAGATGA
- the LOC120683772 gene encoding uncharacterized protein LOC120683772 isoform X2 codes for MVAPPSLSLSTLAWGYGAARSGAGGTLHAMLKGRTMAPRSPEPGVEAACGCRPEQPCAAAGPRDGWPRQSWIQGRVELRPQRVQSGAAVAELRPCASPLPRLSDSSLWTVAAAGRLPDEAQRAVPKEPGRAEMRSEPASGKGGVAARRRSAAGGWFAGASCEGALGSLLAYCHTGVDKELRSGRQAANNQERFGEGKQQGSSHQFQLGITLVVLYRQAGNCFGVVQKPNKQLMPYYF; via the exons ATGGttgcccctccctccctctccctctccacgcTTGCGTGGGGCTACGGTGCGGCCAGATCTGGCGCGGGCGGCACCCTACACGCCATGCTGAAGGGGCGCACGATGGCGCCGCGAAGCCCCGAGcctggcgtggaggcggcgtgcGGGTGTCGCCCAGAGCAGCCATGCGCGGCGGCCGGACCTCGAGATGGATGGCCAAGGCAATCGTGGATCCAGGGACGGGTTGAGCTCCGGCCCCAGCGCGTTCAATCAGGGGCTGCTGTAGCGGAGCTTCGCCCTTGTGCGTCGCCTCTGCCGCGGCTCAGCGACTCCTCTCTGTGGACGGTTGCGGCTGCCGGACGCCTCCCCGACGAGGCCCAGCGAGCCGTCCCGAAGGAGCCAGGGAGGGCGGAGATGAGGAGTGAGCCAGCGTCTGGCAAGGGAGGCGTGGCGGCGCGTAGGAGATCTGCGGCGGGTGGCTGGTTCGCAGGCGCGTCTTGCGAGGGCGCCCTCGGCAGTCTCTTGGCGTACTGCCACACTGGAGTGGATAAGGAGCTGAGGAGCGGCAGGCAAGCAGCCAACAACCAGGAGCGATTCGGGGAAGGGAAGCAGCAAGGTAGCTCACACCAATTTCAGTTG GGCATAACACTTGTAGTTTTGTATCGGCAAGCAG GTAATTGTTTTGGCGTGGTGCAGAAGCCCAACAAACAGCTCATGCCCTACTACTTTTAG